The Pseudomonas orientalis genome contains a region encoding:
- a CDS encoding DedA family protein has protein sequence MLQQFLHDFGYFALFLGTFFEGETILVLAGFLAFRGYMDINLVVVVAFFGSYAGDQLWYYMGRKHGRKLLARKPRWQLMGDKALEHIRKHPDIWVLSFRFVYGLRTVMPVAIGLSGYPPLRYLILNGIGAAIWAAALGAAAYHFGAVLEGMLGSVKKYELWVLGALLVLGFGLWLRRRFKNARIAREACAEAKARRAAEPAPVETPKTPDA, from the coding sequence ATGCTTCAACAATTTCTGCATGACTTCGGCTACTTTGCCCTCTTCCTCGGCACGTTCTTCGAAGGCGAGACCATCCTCGTACTCGCAGGCTTCCTGGCGTTTCGTGGATACATGGATATCAACCTGGTAGTGGTCGTTGCCTTCTTCGGCAGCTACGCCGGCGACCAGCTTTGGTACTACATGGGGCGCAAGCACGGCCGCAAGTTGCTGGCGCGCAAACCGCGCTGGCAATTGATGGGCGACAAGGCGCTGGAGCATATCCGCAAGCATCCGGATATCTGGGTACTGAGCTTTCGCTTCGTCTACGGTTTGCGCACGGTCATGCCCGTGGCGATTGGCCTGTCCGGCTACCCGCCCCTGCGCTATCTGATCCTTAACGGTATTGGTGCAGCGATATGGGCGGCAGCGCTGGGGGCTGCGGCCTACCACTTCGGCGCAGTGCTCGAAGGCATGCTCGGCAGCGTCAAGAAATACGAGCTGTGGGTGCTGGGCGCCTTGCTGGTGCTGGGTTTTGGCCTGTGGCTGCGACGCCGCTTCAAGAATGCCCGCATCGCCCGCGAGGCATGCGCCGAGGCCAAGGCTCGGCGCGCTGCCGAACCCGCGCCGGTCGAAACGCCTAAGACGCCAGACGCGTAA
- a CDS encoding sterol desaturase family protein has translation MDFVPYAVPFFIALIVVELLADRWRGARNYRVADAINSLSTGVLSTTTGLLTKGVGLLTYAFALKHLALIELSARSAWTWVFAFVFYDFCYYWLHRMGHERNILWAAHSVHHQSEDYNLTTALRQTSTGFLLSWIFYLPLAVLGVPLVVFISVASLNLLYQFWVHTRHVPKLGWFEWFFVTPSNHRAHHAQNALYMDRNYGGVFIFWDRLFGTFQEEDDNEPVIFGVTTPLASWNPLWANLQFYAQLWNDARRTESHWDKLRIWFMRTGWRPADVKAKYPLAKPDLARFRKFEVPLDRRQQVYVALQFAVYVGFGSYLMNIGEGLPTEALVLGWGAMALGLFTLGVALENRPWALKAEWVRLGLNVPLVGLAPWVGLWPAGNLGWLGLASYSALSVIGLYCCRGRLTRLAS, from the coding sequence ATGGACTTCGTGCCTTACGCGGTACCGTTTTTCATTGCGTTGATCGTGGTTGAGCTGCTGGCCGACCGCTGGCGCGGTGCGCGCAACTATCGAGTGGCGGATGCCATCAACAGCCTCAGCACCGGGGTGCTGTCCACCACGACCGGGTTGCTGACCAAAGGTGTGGGCCTTTTGACTTATGCGTTCGCCCTCAAGCACCTGGCGCTGATCGAGTTGTCGGCCCGGAGTGCCTGGACCTGGGTGTTTGCATTCGTGTTCTACGACTTCTGCTATTACTGGCTGCATCGCATGGGCCATGAGCGCAATATCCTCTGGGCTGCGCACTCCGTGCACCACCAGAGCGAGGACTACAACCTCACCACCGCGCTGCGTCAGACCAGCACCGGCTTCTTGCTGAGCTGGATCTTCTACCTGCCCCTGGCCGTGCTCGGTGTGCCGTTGGTGGTATTCATCAGCGTGGCTTCGCTCAACCTGCTGTATCAATTCTGGGTCCATACACGTCACGTTCCCAAGCTCGGCTGGTTCGAATGGTTCTTCGTCACCCCGTCCAATCATCGGGCCCACCACGCACAGAACGCTCTCTACATGGATCGCAACTATGGCGGGGTGTTCATTTTTTGGGATCGGCTGTTCGGCACGTTCCAGGAGGAAGATGACAACGAGCCGGTGATCTTCGGTGTGACCACGCCCCTGGCCAGCTGGAACCCGCTGTGGGCGAACCTGCAGTTTTATGCGCAGCTGTGGAACGACGCCCGCCGTACTGAAAGCCACTGGGACAAGCTGCGCATCTGGTTTATGCGCACCGGCTGGCGCCCCGCAGACGTCAAAGCCAAGTATCCGCTGGCCAAGCCGGACCTGGCCCGGTTCCGCAAATTCGAGGTGCCGCTGGACAGACGGCAACAGGTTTATGTCGCGCTGCAATTCGCAGTTTACGTGGGGTTTGGCAGCTATCTGATGAATATCGGCGAAGGTCTGCCCACGGAGGCGCTGGTCCTGGGCTGGGGTGCGATGGCGTTGGGGCTGTTCACGTTGGGGGTCGCGTTGGAGAATCGCCCGTGGGCGCTGAAGGCCGAGTGGGTGCGCCTGGGGCTGAATGTGCCGTTGGTAGGGCTGGCCCCGTGGGTCGGCCTGTGGCCCGCCGGCAACCTGGGCTGGCTGGGCCTGGCGAGCTACAGCGCGCTCAGCGTGATCGGCCTCTACTGCTGCAGGGGCCGGCTTACGCGTCTGGCGTCTTAG
- the elbB gene encoding isoprenoid biosynthesis glyoxalase ElbB: MSKKIAVILSGCGVYDGAEIQESVITLLRLDQRGAQVECFAPDIAQLHVINHLTGEEMPESRNVLVESARIARGAVKDIGEADAADFDALIVPGGFGAAKNLSNFAVEGAGCSVNPQVLALAEAFAEAGKPVGLICISPALAAKIYGPGVTCTIGNDADTAAALDKMGATHQECTVEDIAEDTARKLVSTPAYMLGKNISEVASGINKLVDRVLELTHEND, from the coding sequence ATGAGCAAAAAGATTGCAGTGATCCTTTCCGGCTGTGGCGTGTACGACGGCGCAGAGATCCAGGAAAGCGTGATCACCCTGCTGCGCCTGGATCAGCGCGGCGCTCAAGTGGAATGTTTTGCGCCGGATATTGCGCAATTGCATGTGATCAACCACCTCACCGGCGAAGAAATGCCCGAATCGCGTAACGTGTTGGTCGAGTCGGCGCGAATCGCCCGGGGCGCGGTCAAGGATATTGGTGAAGCCGACGCTGCCGACTTCGACGCACTGATCGTGCCCGGAGGGTTCGGCGCGGCGAAGAACCTGTCGAATTTCGCCGTGGAAGGCGCCGGCTGCAGCGTCAACCCACAAGTCCTGGCATTGGCCGAAGCCTTTGCCGAAGCCGGCAAGCCTGTGGGGCTGATCTGCATTTCCCCTGCCCTGGCCGCGAAAATCTACGGCCCAGGCGTGACCTGCACCATCGGCAACGATGCCGACACTGCAGCTGCCCTGGACAAAATGGGTGCCACCCACCAGGAATGCACGGTCGAGGACATCGCCGAGGACACCGCGCGCAAGCTGGTGAGTACGCCGGCGTATATGCTGGGCAAGAACATCAGTGAGGTGGCGTCGGGCATCAATAAACTCGTGGACCGGGTACTGGAACTGACCCACGAAAACGACTGA
- a CDS encoding YaiI/YqxD family protein — protein sequence MRVWIDADACPRAAKDQVVKFALKRQFEVVLVAGQSQIKPGFSCVKLIVVPSGPDAADDYLVEHAVPGELVICSDVPLADRLVKKGVTALDPRGKEFSPANMSERLAVRNLFTDLREQGQMGGGPPPHGEKDKQAFANALDRLLTRLMKPL from the coding sequence ATGCGGGTCTGGATCGACGCTGACGCCTGCCCTAGGGCGGCAAAGGACCAAGTGGTGAAGTTCGCCCTCAAGCGTCAATTCGAGGTGGTGCTGGTGGCGGGGCAGAGCCAGATCAAGCCGGGCTTTTCTTGTGTGAAACTGATCGTGGTGCCCAGCGGCCCTGACGCAGCCGATGATTATCTGGTTGAGCACGCGGTGCCTGGCGAACTGGTGATCTGCAGCGACGTGCCCTTGGCTGATCGGCTGGTGAAGAAAGGCGTCACGGCCCTTGACCCACGAGGCAAGGAGTTCAGCCCGGCGAACATGAGCGAACGCCTGGCAGTGCGTAATCTGTTTACCGATCTGCGTGAGCAAGGCCAGATGGGCGGTGGGCCACCGCCCCATGGTGAAAAAGACAAGCAGGCGTTTGCCAACGCGCTGGACCGCCTGCTTACCCGTTTGATGAAGCCCTTGTAG
- a CDS encoding FTR1 family protein, which translates to MTAPFRFLAWLLLPALMSCSFNLWAATAEGAPQALHLLDYIGADYPPTVEAGKVVDDSEYREQVEFLGVLQGLVADLPDKPERAELIKGVDELLAVVTAHADGATVAHQARQLGAKLAVAYEVSQAPAITPDPTRGAPLYAQHCSVCHGTAGAGDGPASVGMTPPPANLRDATRLDRLSLYAIYNTLGLGVEGTDMPSFADQLDDRQRWDLATYIAGFTADPAAAKSEQPFNLADLARQTPNEVLAADGPAAAATFRAQRAQPPQVKRGPAQLLDYTSATLDKSLAAFRNGDHEQAYDLSVAAYLEGFELVESSLDNVDANVRKDTEKALMAYRQSLQDGLPIEQVQQRLDVAKGKLGESAGLLGGDGLSWSLSYISGLLILLREGLEAILVLAAILAFLRNTGQQSAVRSVNVGWGLALLAGLATWALAAYVIDVSGAQRELLEGCTALFASVMVLWLGVWMHDRRHAAAWQDYIKSSLVGGGGRFGFALLAFFSVYRELFEVILFYETLWLQAGPAGHDAVLAGGATALVLLVGLAWVILRGSAKLPLALFFGINAALLCALSVVFAGHGVKALQEAGIFGTRPVAFFDFDWLGIHADAYSLSAQAVAILAIVVLYGRSRLAEKQRAAS; encoded by the coding sequence ATGACTGCCCCTTTCCGCTTCCTTGCGTGGCTGCTGTTGCCGGCGCTGATGTCGTGCAGCTTCAATCTATGGGCCGCGACCGCCGAAGGCGCCCCGCAGGCGCTGCATTTGCTGGATTACATCGGTGCCGACTACCCGCCGACGGTAGAGGCGGGCAAGGTGGTGGACGACTCGGAATATCGCGAGCAGGTGGAGTTTCTTGGCGTGTTGCAGGGCCTGGTGGCTGATTTGCCGGATAAACCCGAACGCGCCGAGTTGATAAAAGGCGTCGATGAGTTGCTGGCGGTAGTCACCGCCCATGCAGACGGCGCAACGGTGGCCCATCAGGCGCGTCAGCTGGGCGCCAAGCTGGCCGTGGCGTATGAAGTCAGCCAAGCCCCGGCCATCACACCGGATCCGACACGCGGCGCGCCGCTCTACGCCCAGCACTGTTCGGTCTGTCACGGGACTGCCGGCGCCGGCGATGGCCCGGCCAGCGTGGGCATGACCCCGCCGCCCGCCAACCTGCGCGATGCCACGCGCCTGGATCGCCTGAGCCTGTATGCGATCTACAATACCCTGGGCCTGGGTGTCGAAGGCACCGACATGCCGTCCTTTGCCGATCAGTTGGATGACCGTCAACGTTGGGACCTCGCCACTTACATCGCAGGTTTCACGGCGGACCCGGCTGCGGCCAAGAGCGAACAGCCGTTCAACCTTGCCGATCTGGCGCGCCAGACGCCCAACGAAGTGCTGGCGGCAGACGGCCCTGCGGCGGCGGCGACCTTCCGCGCCCAGCGTGCACAACCGCCGCAGGTCAAGCGTGGCCCGGCGCAGTTGCTCGATTACACGTCCGCCACCCTGGACAAAAGCCTGGCCGCGTTCCGTAACGGCGACCACGAACAAGCCTATGACCTGTCGGTAGCCGCTTATCTGGAAGGCTTCGAGCTGGTGGAAAGCTCTTTGGATAACGTCGACGCCAATGTGCGCAAGGACACCGAGAAGGCGCTGATGGCCTATCGGCAGTCATTGCAGGACGGCCTGCCGATCGAGCAGGTGCAACAGCGCCTGGACGTGGCCAAGGGCAAGCTCGGTGAGTCTGCCGGCTTGCTCGGCGGCGACGGCCTGAGTTGGTCGTTGAGCTACATCTCCGGCTTGCTGATCCTGCTGCGCGAAGGCCTGGAAGCGATCCTGGTGCTCGCCGCGATCCTGGCCTTCCTGCGTAACACCGGCCAGCAATCGGCGGTGCGCAGCGTCAACGTCGGCTGGGGCCTGGCGCTGTTGGCCGGCTTGGCCACCTGGGCGCTGGCGGCGTATGTGATTGATGTCAGTGGCGCCCAGCGTGAATTGCTGGAAGGCTGCACGGCGCTGTTTGCCAGCGTGATGGTGCTGTGGCTGGGCGTTTGGATGCACGATCGGCGCCACGCCGCAGCCTGGCAGGACTACATCAAGAGCAGCCTGGTGGGCGGCGGTGGGCGCTTTGGTTTTGCGCTGCTGGCATTCTTCTCGGTGTACCGCGAACTGTTCGAAGTGATCCTGTTTTACGAAACCCTGTGGCTGCAAGCCGGCCCGGCCGGGCACGACGCGGTGCTGGCGGGTGGCGCCACCGCTCTGGTGCTGCTGGTGGGCCTCGCCTGGGTAATTCTTCGCGGTTCGGCGAAGCTGCCGCTGGCGCTGTTCTTCGGCATCAACGCGGCGCTGTTGTGCGCGCTGTCGGTGGTGTTCGCCGGGCATGGCGTCAAGGCGCTGCAAGAGGCGGGCATCTTTGGTACGCGGCCGGTGGCGTTTTTTGACTTTGACTGGCTGGGTATTCATGCCGATGCGTATTCGTTGAGTGCGCAGGCCGTGGCGATACTGGCGATCGTGGTGCTGTATGGCCGCAGTCGCCTGGCTGAGAAGCAAAGGGCGGCGAGCTGA
- a CDS encoding LysE family transporter, translating into MALDTWLAFLVASWIISLSPGAGAIASMSSGLQYGFVRGYWNAIGLQLGLAMQIAVVAGGLGAILATSSTAFYAIKWFGVAYLVYLAIKQWRALPLDMSDDAAIRPIGKPLAMMFRGFLVNASNPKALVFMLAVLPQFVNPQAPLAIQYLIIGATMISVDMIVMAGYTGLASKVLRLLRSPKQQKRVNRTFAGLFVGAAGFLASLHRATA; encoded by the coding sequence ATGGCACTCGACACGTGGCTGGCTTTTCTCGTGGCCAGCTGGATCATTTCCCTTTCCCCCGGCGCAGGCGCCATCGCCTCGATGTCCAGCGGCCTGCAATACGGTTTTGTACGCGGCTACTGGAACGCCATTGGCCTGCAGCTGGGCCTGGCGATGCAGATTGCCGTGGTGGCGGGCGGCCTGGGGGCGATTCTGGCGACGTCATCGACCGCGTTCTACGCGATCAAATGGTTCGGGGTGGCGTACCTGGTGTACCTGGCCATCAAGCAATGGCGCGCCTTGCCGCTGGACATGAGCGATGACGCGGCGATACGTCCGATCGGCAAGCCGCTGGCGATGATGTTCCGCGGGTTCCTGGTCAACGCCAGCAACCCCAAGGCGCTGGTGTTCATGCTCGCGGTATTGCCGCAGTTCGTGAATCCGCAGGCGCCGTTGGCGATTCAGTACCTGATCATTGGCGCGACGATGATCAGCGTCGACATGATCGTGATGGCCGGTTACACAGGGCTGGCCTCGAAAGTCCTGCGCCTGCTGCGCTCGCCCAAGCAGCAGAAGCGCGTAAACCGCACGTTCGCCGGGCTGTTCGTCGGCGCCGCCGGTTTCCTCGCCAGCCTGCATCGCGCCACGGCCTGA
- a CDS encoding mechanosensitive ion channel family protein, with protein MEALQLPLPAQWIEPVWIGVQILLILLAGYLAQRFVAKGLTRLGERYPFPPQLLMPLRGGLRWLIMGSALIFVLGRLGVSATVLWTALSGFVAVAAVAFFAMWSVLSNLLCAILIFTVGPFRLGDIVELVDTVDKPGVKGRVVAINLLYTTLIEVQEAGTDSAMVQVPNSLFFQRSVRRWPGTHVFPGDR; from the coding sequence ATGGAAGCGTTGCAACTGCCCTTGCCGGCGCAGTGGATTGAACCCGTGTGGATCGGCGTGCAAATCCTGCTGATCCTGCTGGCCGGCTACCTTGCCCAGCGTTTTGTCGCCAAAGGCCTGACGCGCCTGGGTGAGCGCTACCCGTTCCCGCCGCAGTTGCTGATGCCGCTGCGCGGTGGCCTGCGCTGGCTGATCATGGGCAGCGCGCTGATCTTCGTGTTGGGCCGCCTGGGTGTATCTGCCACGGTGCTGTGGACGGCGCTGTCAGGCTTTGTGGCCGTGGCGGCAGTGGCGTTCTTCGCCATGTGGTCCGTGCTGTCCAATTTGCTGTGCGCCATTTTGATCTTCACCGTGGGTCCGTTTCGCCTCGGCGATATCGTCGAACTGGTGGACACCGTCGACAAGCCCGGCGTGAAGGGGCGCGTGGTGGCGATCAATCTGCTCTATACCACGCTGATCGAGGTGCAGGAGGCCGGCACCGACAGTGCGATGGTGCAAGTGCCCAACAGCTTGTTCTTCCAGCGTTCGGTACGGCGCTGGCCTGGTACGCACGTGTTCCCTGGCGACCGCTAG
- a CDS encoding ATP-binding cassette domain-containing protein has translation MIRLQSLTLQRGPQRLLEDAELTLHAGHKAGLIGANGAGKSTLFALLLGELTPDSGDCLLPADWRIAHMRQEIDTLDRIAIDYVLDGDLRLRQVQHDLAAAEAAQDGAAQARLHSELDSADGYTADARARKMLAGLGFTNEQMDRPVADFSGGWRMRLNLAQALMCPSDLLLLDEPTNHLDLDAILWLEDFLKNYQGTLLLISHDRDFLDAVVDNIAHVEQKKITLYRGGYTAFERARAERLAQQQQAFEKQQAQRAHMESYIARFKAQATKARQAQSRIKALERMEELSAAHVDSPFDFVFRESVKISSPLLDLSDARLGYGDKTVLEKVKLQLIPGARIGLLGPNGAGKSTLIKNLSGELEPLAGRLTRGENTVVGYFAQHQLDSLDAKASPLLHLQRLAPSEREQTLRDFLGGFDFRGARIDEPVLNFSGGEKARLALALIAWDRPNLLLLDEPTNHLDLEMRLALTMALQEFSGAVLVVSHDRHLLKSTTDNFLLVADGKVEEFDGDLDDYARWLTDYRLRNAPVSNTPVNPDKTDKKAQRQAAAALRQQLAPHKREADKLEAELGKVHERLARIETSLGDSAVYEAARKDELRDLLAEQARLKVREGQLEESWMEALELLETLQAQLEALS, from the coding sequence ATGATCCGACTTCAAAGCCTAACATTACAGCGTGGCCCGCAACGTCTTCTTGAAGATGCCGAGCTGACCCTGCACGCCGGTCACAAAGCCGGCCTGATCGGTGCCAATGGCGCCGGCAAATCCACGTTGTTTGCCCTGTTGCTGGGTGAGCTGACTCCGGATTCCGGGGACTGCCTGCTGCCGGCCGACTGGCGCATCGCCCATATGCGCCAGGAGATCGACACCCTGGACCGCATTGCGATCGACTACGTGCTCGATGGCGACCTGCGTCTGCGCCAGGTACAGCACGACCTCGCCGCGGCGGAAGCAGCCCAGGATGGCGCCGCCCAGGCCCGCCTGCACTCGGAACTCGACAGCGCCGACGGCTACACCGCCGATGCCCGCGCCCGCAAGATGCTGGCCGGCCTGGGTTTTACCAACGAACAGATGGATCGCCCGGTCGCCGACTTCTCCGGCGGCTGGCGCATGCGCCTGAACCTGGCCCAGGCGCTGATGTGTCCCTCGGACCTGTTGCTGCTCGACGAACCGACCAACCACTTGGACCTCGATGCGATCCTGTGGCTGGAAGACTTCCTCAAGAACTATCAGGGCACCTTGTTGCTGATTTCCCACGACCGGGATTTCCTCGACGCCGTGGTCGACAATATCGCCCATGTCGAACAGAAGAAAATCACGCTCTATCGTGGCGGCTATACCGCCTTCGAGCGCGCCCGTGCCGAGCGTCTGGCTCAGCAGCAGCAAGCGTTCGAGAAGCAACAGGCGCAGCGCGCGCACATGGAAAGCTACATCGCCCGGTTCAAGGCCCAGGCCACCAAGGCCCGCCAGGCCCAGAGCCGGATCAAGGCCCTGGAGCGCATGGAAGAGCTGTCGGCGGCCCACGTCGATTCGCCGTTCGACTTTGTGTTCCGTGAGTCGGTGAAAATCTCCAGCCCCCTGCTCGACCTGTCGGATGCGCGCCTGGGTTATGGCGACAAGACCGTCCTGGAGAAGGTCAAGCTGCAGCTCATACCCGGTGCGCGGATCGGTTTGCTGGGGCCTAACGGCGCGGGCAAGTCGACGCTGATCAAGAATCTGTCGGGCGAGCTTGAGCCTTTGGCCGGGCGCCTGACCCGTGGCGAGAACACGGTGGTGGGTTACTTCGCCCAGCATCAACTGGACTCGCTCGATGCCAAGGCCAGCCCGTTGTTGCACCTGCAGCGCCTGGCGCCGAGCGAACGCGAGCAAACCCTGCGCGACTTCCTCGGAGGCTTCGACTTCCGTGGTGCGCGCATCGACGAGCCGGTGCTGAACTTCTCCGGTGGTGAAAAAGCCCGACTGGCCCTGGCCCTGATTGCATGGGACCGTCCGAACCTGTTGCTGCTCGACGAACCGACCAACCACCTGGACCTGGAAATGCGCCTGGCGCTGACCATGGCCCTGCAGGAGTTCAGCGGTGCAGTATTGGTGGTGTCTCACGACCGCCATCTGCTCAAGAGCACCACCGATAATTTCCTGCTGGTGGCCGATGGCAAGGTCGAAGAGTTTGATGGCGACCTGGACGACTACGCCCGCTGGCTGACTGACTATCGTCTGCGCAATGCGCCGGTGAGCAACACCCCGGTCAACCCGGACAAGACCGACAAGAAAGCCCAGCGCCAGGCCGCCGCCGCACTGCGTCAGCAGTTGGCCCCGCACAAGCGCGAAGCCGACAAGCTGGAGGCCGAGCTGGGCAAGGTGCATGAGCGCCTGGCCAGAATCGAAACCAGCCTGGGCGACAGCGCCGTGTATGAGGCCGCGCGCAAGGATGAACTGCGTGACTTGCTGGCCGAACAGGCCAGGCTCAAGGTGCGCGAAGGGCAATTGGAGGAGTCCTGGATGGAAGCCCTCGAATTGCTCGAAACCCTGCAAGCGCAGCTTGAGGCGCTGTCCTGA
- a CDS encoding TIGR02444 family protein, which yields MCADLWSFALSTYARPGVEAACLRLQEHGADVCLLLCGAWLEQRGVARLPERVAALQQLARPWRTRVVEPLREMRVQWRAMAQQDAQLAELREHVKALELEAERASLTRLEALAQTWPTNEVTGRHEWLESLATEAANLDHNALQQLRVVVTRA from the coding sequence ATGTGCGCTGACCTGTGGAGCTTTGCCCTTTCGACTTATGCCCGCCCCGGTGTGGAGGCTGCTTGCCTGCGGTTGCAGGAGCATGGCGCGGATGTGTGCCTGCTGTTGTGTGGTGCGTGGCTGGAGCAACGTGGCGTGGCGCGGCTGCCCGAGCGCGTTGCGGCGCTGCAACAGCTTGCGCGGCCGTGGCGAACGCGTGTCGTCGAACCCTTGCGAGAGATGCGTGTGCAATGGCGGGCGATGGCACAACAGGATGCGCAATTGGCCGAGTTACGAGAACACGTCAAGGCGCTGGAGCTGGAGGCCGAGCGAGCCTCGCTGACGCGCCTGGAAGCGCTTGCACAGACATGGCCAACCAACGAGGTGACAGGCCGACATGAATGGCTTGAAAGCCTGGCGACCGAAGCCGCCAACCTTGACCACAACGCGCTGCAGCAGCTGCGCGTCGTGGTCACCCGCGCTTAG
- a CDS encoding AlgP family protein, which yields MSAKQKPVNTPLHLLQQLSGSLLEHLESACSQALADAEKLLAKLEKQRGKAQEKLHKSRTKLQDAATAGKAKAQAKAKDAVKELEDLLDALKDRQAETRSYISQLKKDAQESLKLAQGVGRVKEAVTKALGTRTPAKAVAASAAKKPASKAVAAKAPAKTAAKPAAKTAAAKPAAKPAAKTAAAKPAAKPAAKTAAAKPAAKPAAKTAAAKPAAKPAAKTAAAKPAAKPAAKTAAAKPAVKPAAKTAAAKPAAKPAAKTAAAKPAAKPAAKTAAAKPAVKPAAKTAAAKPAAKPAAKTAAAKPAAKPAAKTAAAKPAAKPAAKTAAAKPAAKPVAKTAVAKPAAKPAAKPAATPAAKPAAAKPAPAKPATPVAPAPTPAASSAPTASVSSTAAPAAPSVTPTSAS from the coding sequence ATGTCGGCCAAACAGAAGCCTGTAAATACCCCGTTGCACTTACTCCAACAATTGTCGGGCAGCCTGCTCGAACATCTGGAAAGCGCTTGTTCCCAAGCCTTGGCCGATGCGGAAAAATTGCTCGCCAAACTGGAAAAACAACGCGGCAAAGCGCAAGAAAAGCTGCACAAATCCCGCACCAAACTGCAAGACGCCGCCACTGCCGGCAAGGCCAAGGCACAAGCCAAGGCCAAAGACGCTGTTAAAGAACTTGAGGACCTGCTGGACGCCCTCAAGGATCGCCAAGCCGAAACCCGCAGCTACATTTCCCAACTCAAAAAAGACGCTCAGGAAAGCCTGAAACTGGCTCAGGGCGTTGGTCGTGTGAAGGAAGCTGTCACCAAGGCGCTGGGTACTCGTACTCCGGCTAAAGCTGTCGCAGCCAGCGCGGCCAAGAAGCCGGCGAGCAAGGCTGTTGCAGCGAAGGCACCGGCTAAAACGGCCGCCAAGCCAGCTGCTAAAACTGCTGCTGCAAAACCAGCCGCCAAGCCTGCTGCCAAAACCGCTGCTGCAAAACCAGCCGCCAAGCCAGCCGCTAAGACCGCTGCTGCCAAACCAGCCGCCAAGCCAGCCGCTAAAACCGCTGCTGCAAAACCAGCGGCCAAGCCAGCCGCTAAAACCGCTGCTGCAAAACCAGCGGCCAAGCCAGCCGCTAAAACCGCTGCTGCAAAACCAGCCGTCAAGCCAGCTGCTAAAACCGCTGCTGCAAAACCAGCGGCCAAGCCAGCCGCTAAAACCGCTGCTGCAAAACCAGCGGCCAAGCCAGCCGCTAAAACCGCTGCTGCAAAACCAGCCGTCAAGCCAGCCGCTAAAACCGCTGCTGCAAAACCAGCGGCCAAGCCAGCTGCTAAAACCGCTGCTGCGAAACCAGCCGCCAAGCCAGCTGCCAAAACTGCCGCTGCGAAACCAGCCGCCAAGCCAGCTGCTAAAACTGCTGCTGCGAAACCAGCCGCCAAGCCAGTTGCTAAAACCGCTGTTGCAAAACCAGCCGCCAAGCCAGCTGCAAAACCGGCCGCCACACCCGCTGCCAAGCCTGCTGCTGCAAAACCAGCCCCTGCAAAGCCAGCAACTCCCGTAGCACCTGCCCCCACCCCGGCAGCGTCCTCCGCTCCAACCGCATCCGTCAGCAGCACTGCTGCACCGGCAGCGCCAAGCGTCACCCCAACCAGCGCTTCCTAA
- a CDS encoding FKBP-type peptidyl-prolyl cis-trans isomerase, protein MSRYLFVVLALAISSAHADEQSPPKTAVQDQHDLAYSLGASLGERLRQEVPDLQIQALIDGLKQAYQGKPLALDNARIEQILAQHEAQNAIDNPAPQSEKALAAEQQFLSKEKAAKGVHELADGILLTELTPGTGTKPLATDEVQVKYVGRLPDGSVFDQSAQPQWFRLDSVISGWRSALQQMPTGAKWRLVIPSAQAYGADGAGELIAPYTPLVFDIELLGTRH, encoded by the coding sequence ATGTCGCGTTACCTTTTCGTAGTGCTTGCCCTGGCGATTTCCAGCGCCCATGCGGACGAGCAATCGCCGCCAAAAACCGCTGTCCAAGATCAGCATGACCTCGCCTACAGCCTGGGGGCCAGCCTCGGTGAACGCTTGCGCCAGGAGGTCCCCGACTTGCAGATCCAGGCCCTGATCGATGGACTCAAACAAGCCTACCAGGGCAAACCATTGGCACTGGACAACGCGCGCATCGAACAGATTCTTGCACAGCACGAAGCACAGAACGCCATCGACAACCCAGCGCCGCAGAGCGAAAAAGCACTCGCCGCCGAACAGCAATTTTTGTCGAAGGAAAAAGCTGCAAAGGGTGTGCATGAGTTGGCGGACGGAATCCTGCTCACCGAGTTGACGCCGGGCACGGGCACCAAGCCGTTGGCAACTGATGAGGTGCAGGTGAAATATGTGGGTCGGCTGCCCGATGGAAGCGTGTTTGACCAGAGCGCACAGCCCCAGTGGTTTCGCTTGGACAGCGTGATCAGTGGCTGGCGCAGTGCGTTGCAGCAGATGCCCACAGGCGCGAAATGGCGCCTGGTCATACCCTCGGCCCAAGCCTACGGCGCGGACGGCGCAGGCGAATTGATTGCGCCCTACACACCCCTTGTCTTCGACATCGAGTTACTCGGGACCCGCCACTGA